The segment GGTCTGAACGCCGCCGCAGTAGCTGCCCGCTGCGCGGTCGAACCACTTGGCGTTAATCGCCTCGGCGACCGCGGCCGCGAGCATGCCGTAGCGATCGCAATCGGCGGCGTTGCCGAGTTCCTCCGCCGCCTGGGCGACGACCAGTGCGGCGCGATAGTAGTAGCCGGTCCAGACCATCTCGCGCGGCGTTTCGGATGAGATGAACTCTTCCTTGCCGGGGGCGTCTCCGGGCAGCATGTGGTCGCCGAACTGGCCCTTGGTGACGATATGGTCCTGGGCGACCGAGGTGAGATAGTCCACGCAGCGCTTCATCGCGTCGTAATGGTCGGCCAGGATCCGCTCGTCGCTGTAGTATTGGTGCAGGTACCACACCAGCAGCGGGTAGTTGCCGCCCCAGGCCGGATCGGACGCATCGCCGCGGTAGTTGGGGCAGACGTTGGGCACGGCCCCGTCGGGCCGCTGGGCGTCGCGGATGTCCTCGAGCCATTTGGTCCAGAACTGCGGCATGCACTTGCGCGGGTACAGCGAGCCGGTGATCGTCGCCGGGTCGGTCCACGCCCAGTGCTCGCGATAGAGGCAGTCCAGCGGCAGGCCCAGCAGGTCGTTGGTCAGCGTCCGCACGACGTTGTTGTGAATCGTCGTCACCAGCGGATTGCTGCACGAGAATTCGCCGGTCATGTCGACCGCCGAATGCACCACGCGGCCGTCGACGTCGCGAATCGTCATCTCCTGCGGGCAGCCCTCGACCGAGACGTACTGCACGCCGTGATTGGTGAAGCGGGGCTCGTACTGCTCGCCGGCCGCGTCGCCTTTCATGATGTAGTAATCGGTAGCCGCATCCGGTCCGCCGGGCGACTGCGGAAGGCCGGTTGCGTCGTCCAGCCGCGCGCCGTAGCGAATGATGATTTTCGTTCCGGCGGGGCCCTTGACGCGGATGCGCACCCAGCCGCCGAACAACTCGCCCATGTCATAGACGTACACGCCCTCGCCGGCAATGGTGAACCGCGCCGGGCGCAGCGTACGCGTGACCTTGATGGGGGGCATTATCTGGCTGACAAGCTTTCCACCGGGGCCAGGCACGACCTGGGCCGCCGCCCAGGCGCTGTCATCGAATCCCGCCGCGTTCCAACCGCTCTGCTCGGCGCGGGCGTCGTAGATCTCGCCTTCCCAGAAATTGTTCCGTGTGATGGGCCCGGGCGAGACCTTCCACGAGCCGTCAGAGCTGACGTGTACCGTGCTGCCGTCGGCCAGCTCGATGTTGATCTGGAACATCAGCACCGGGCGGCTGTCGTCCCAGGCTCGCGTGAAGCCCGGCGTGCCGTATGTCTCGTCGCGGATGCAGGCCCGCGTTTCCCAGTCCGGCTCGCTGAACCAGCCGTTGCCCAGCATCACGCCGATGGCATTGGCGCCCGAAGAAAGAATGTCCGTCACATCGTGCGTGACGTAATACGCCCGCTTGTGATATTCGCTGGTAGCCGGATCGAGCACGTTGTCGCCGACGCGCCGGCCGTTGATGTACAGTTCGCTCCAGCCCAGGCCCGACATGTACGCCCGCGCGCGGACGATCTGGCCCTTGAGGGCAAACGCGCGCCGCAGCAGCGGGGAACTGACGCTCGCATCGGCGGCGATCCACGTGCCCTGCCAGTCCGATGCGCTGAGCAGGCCCATCTCGAACCGGGCAGGCTCGCTCCAGGTTTCTCCCGCGTCATCGCAGACGCAGACCTTCCACCAGCAGCGCTGGGCGCTGACCAGGGTTGCTCCGGCGTAAGGGATATTCACGAACTGGTCGGACTCGACGCGCCCGCTGTCCCACAGGTCGCCCTGATCGGCGTCAAGTTTGGCGCTCGTTGATGCGACCAGGATGCGATACGCCTGCTGCATCGCCCCACGGCGGGAAGATTGGAGTTGCCAGCCCAGTCGCGGCTGCGGGGTCTCGATGCCAAGCGGGTTGGTCGTATATTCACACGTCAGGTTGCAGGGCTTCATTAAAGGGCCTTTTCCAGCTTGGCGTTGGGGTCGTCCGGCACGTTGGAGGCGTCAACATAGTCGCCCAGCCCGCGCATGGCAATGACCGTGCAGCCGCTGTCGCGCAGAAAATCCATGTACGTCTTAAACACGCCCGGGTCGGTGTGTACCCACGAGTGCTCGATATCCGGCACGCCATGGAAGCACAGCACGGCGGCCTTGCCCCCGCGGGTCTGCTCAACCGCCCACTTCAGATCGTCCATGCCCCAGTTGGGCCCGGAGAACCCGGTAGTCGGAACCAGCAGCGGGTCGTGGACGGCAGGGTCGTACGCCGGTCCGCGGGCGCCTTCGCCGTGGTAGGGCATCTCGGGAAACCCGCCGCGCCGGGCGAACTGGTACCCGCGCGACCGCAGCACCTTCACCGCCGCCGCGCTGAAGTGAAACCCGGGATAGCAGAACGTGGTGGGGCGGTCGATCCCGTTCTCGCTGCAGCGCAGTTCGATCTGTTCCAGTTCGGCAATCAGCGCCTCGTCTGAAAGTCCGCACACGCCCGGGTGCCGCGCGGTGTGGTTGCCGATCTCGAAACCCATCTCGTGCAGGCGGCGGATCTGCGACCAGGTGGTGTAGTTCTCCGACTTCCACCCCGACACAGCCCCGCTGTGGTCGTTGACATAGAATGTCGCCCCGAACCCATACGTCTTGAGCAGCGGGGCAACGACCTCGATGTCAGACTTACACCCGTCATCAAACGTCAGCACCACCAACCGGTCCGGGATCGCCTTGAGCGTCTTCATGTCTTCCTCGTGAAAGCAGGGATGAACGCGTAGAGGATGTTAACCGCTATCGCATACCTCCCATCCGAAAAAAAGAGAACGCCGCACCGCAAGCGGTGAGAGTGTTGATGCGCCCGCTTGCGGTGCGGCGTTTGTTGATTTTCAATTCGTGCGGGACAATTCGAAGACGTACGTTCCGGATTCGACGTCGAAGGTCACGTCGCTCTCGCCGATTCGTCCGGCGGCGATTCCGTCGGCGCCTGGGGCGAACGTGCGACCGGTCCAGAGGGTGCGACCGCGTTCGGCGATCTGGAACTTGCGCAGGTCCAGCGTGGGCACCGTCACTGTCGCGGTGGTGTTGGCGGGGATGGTGACGGCGAGCTTAAGCGTGGGTTGCCCCTCGCCGGCGTCTTCGTCCTTATGCCACTCGACGCACGCCGGTCCGTAGGCGGTGCGGTACGAGCCCTTCGCCCACGCCAGGTGCTCGCAGACCTTGGGGGCGATCTCGATTCTCTTCCACCCCGGCGCCGCGGGGGACAGGCCCGCGACATCCTTGTGCAGAAACTTCTCGACGCTGCCGAGCATCTTCATGCTCAGGCTGTGGTACGTGCTGCATTCGAAGTCTTCGCAGATCGTCGTCATCCCGTTGACCACGCCGTAGCCCCAGCTCGGAAACGCCGTCTGCTGCGCCAGCAGGAGCATCACATCCGCGCTGCCGTGCTTGGGCAGCGACTGCTCCAGGGCGTCGGTGCCGATGATGCCCGTCGAGAGGCGGTTGCCGCGGCCCTTGATGTCGGCGACGAGGTTGGCCAGCACGTCCTTTTCGCGCCCGCCGGGCACCAGGTCCAGATGCAGCGCCAGGGCGTTGGCGGTCTGGCTGTTGGTGGCGTACTGGTTGTTTTCAAAATTGAAAAACTCGCGGTTAAAGGCGTCCTTGATTGTCTCGGCCAGGCGGCTGTACGCCTTGGCGTCTTCGCGGTTGCCCAGGATGCGAGCGGCCTCGGCGACGATCTGCGCGCAGCGGAAATAGTACGCCGTGGCGGTCAGCGCCGCGGGGGTGCGCAGGGGGCAGAAACTGCTGGTGCCGTCGTCGCGGGGTTCCATGTGGTCGCCCAGGACGTCGGCGAGGATGTTGGCCTTGGCCAGGGCGCGGAAGTGTTCGACCTGTTTGCGCAGGCCCTCGTAGTGCTTTTCGAGCACGCGCACGTCGTTGTTGTACTGGTAGACGAACCACGTGAAGAGGCTGTACGAGCATTCCCAGCACGGCCAGTCGCGCCAGGAGTTTTCGCCCCAGTTGGGCGGGGCGATATAGGGCACCTGTCCGTCGGGCTTCTGCGCGTCGGCGATATCGTCGAGCCACTTGCTCCAGAACCGCACGTCGCGGAAGTTGACCATGTAGTCTTCAGCGACGAACCCAGGGTCGCCCAGCCACGCGACGCGCTCGGCCCGGTCGCTGGCGTCCTGCGGAATGCCCTGGAAGCTGCCGTGGAACGTCCACCACACATTGTGGTGCACGCGGTTGACCATGTCGTCGGAGCACTCGAATTGCCCGGCGGGCTCGATGTCGTTGTTCACCGCGCAGCCGGTCAGGTCGTCGCACGTCGGCACGCCAGGCCAGCCCGTCACCTCGACGTAGCGGAACCCGTGGATGGTGAACCGCGGATGCCACGTCTCGACCTCGC is part of the Planctomycetaceae bacterium genome and harbors:
- a CDS encoding family 78 glycoside hydrolase catalytic domain; the protein is MKPCNLTCEYTTNPLGIETPQPRLGWQLQSSRRGAMQQAYRILVASTSAKLDADQGDLWDSGRVESDQFVNIPYAGATLVSAQRCWWKVCVCDDAGETWSEPARFEMGLLSASDWQGTWIAADASVSSPLLRRAFALKGQIVRARAYMSGLGWSELYINGRRVGDNVLDPATSEYHKRAYYVTHDVTDILSSGANAIGVMLGNGWFSEPDWETRACIRDETYGTPGFTRAWDDSRPVLMFQINIELADGSTVHVSSDGSWKVSPGPITRNNFWEGEIYDARAEQSGWNAAGFDDSAWAAAQVVPGPGGKLVSQIMPPIKVTRTLRPARFTIAGEGVYVYDMGELFGGWVRIRVKGPAGTKIIIRYGARLDDATGLPQSPGGPDAATDYYIMKGDAAGEQYEPRFTNHGVQYVSVEGCPQEMTIRDVDGRVVHSAVDMTGEFSCSNPLVTTIHNNVVRTLTNDLLGLPLDCLYREHWAWTDPATITGSLYPRKCMPQFWTKWLEDIRDAQRPDGAVPNVCPNYRGDASDPAWGGNYPLLVWYLHQYYSDERILADHYDAMKRCVDYLTSVAQDHIVTKGQFGDHMLPGDAPGKEEFISSETPREMVWTGYYYRAALVVAQAAEELGNAADCDRYGMLAAAVAEAINAKWFDRAAGSYCGGVQTANAFALVLDIVPQGARQSVIDAIVANIARHGGHLHAGNTGTTCLIDTLTAAGQGELLYKVLNDKTYPGWGYMVANGATTIWESWSLSAQCGNVESMIMWATIDQFFYNDLAGIKAPSYYGPTYHPRAFTDVRIEPLMPEGLDNVRATMQTVHGRIGSEWFKWGTSRYHNIEIPAGTHGTFSVPKLNEDFQITESSKVVYKDGAFVPGVEGVLGATDEGGRIALRLGGGWYAFGITPVKQ
- a CDS encoding polysaccharide deacetylase family protein, which encodes MKTLKAIPDRLVVLTFDDGCKSDIEVVAPLLKTYGFGATFYVNDHSGAVSGWKSENYTTWSQIRRLHEMGFEIGNHTARHPGVCGLSDEALIAELEQIELRCSENGIDRPTTFCYPGFHFSAAAVKVLRSRGYQFARRGGFPEMPYHGEGARGPAYDPAVHDPLLVPTTGFSGPNWGMDDLKWAVEQTRGGKAAVLCFHGVPDIEHSWVHTDPGVFKTYMDFLRDSGCTVIAMRGLGDYVDASNVPDDPNAKLEKAL
- a CDS encoding family 78 glycoside hydrolase catalytic domain, which encodes MNVSQLTCEYSIDPLGLDMPAPRLSWMIQSDARGAVQAAYQVLVASSADLLAADQGDKWDSGRVASDQSINLPYGGAALASGEKCWWKVRVWDPTNAQAGAWSQPATFEMGLLTARDWKGKWIAAAKSVSAPLLRKSFTLSAAPARGRVYICGLGCHELYVNGRRVSDRMMDPAPTWYDNILPVENAGSRVLYVTHDVTDLLAAGENVIGVLLGHGWYSSDDGKPSGRTPFSERPVLLLQANIELADGQSVSIASDTSWKANPSPITANDLCAGEHYDARLEQDGWSAAGFDDAKWVAAVAAKAPSGKLVAMPLEPCRITNRLTPTRVLKSGDNAYIFDMGQYVSGWTELRVQGPAGTVVTLEHAGRVNYDTGKLDTRNQMAWHPSPQTDSYTLRGSGEVETWHPRFTIHGFRYVEVTGWPGVPTCDDLTGCAVNNDIEPAGQFECSDDMVNRVHHNVWWTFHGSFQGIPQDASDRAERVAWLGDPGFVAEDYMVNFRDVRFWSKWLDDIADAQKPDGQVPYIAPPNWGENSWRDWPCWECSYSLFTWFVYQYNNDVRVLEKHYEGLRKQVEHFRALAKANILADVLGDHMEPRDDGTSSFCPLRTPAALTATAYYFRCAQIVAEAARILGNREDAKAYSRLAETIKDAFNREFFNFENNQYATNSQTANALALHLDLVPGGREKDVLANLVADIKGRGNRLSTGIIGTDALEQSLPKHGSADVMLLLAQQTAFPSWGYGVVNGMTTICEDFECSTYHSLSMKMLGSVEKFLHKDVAGLSPAAPGWKRIEIAPKVCEHLAWAKGSYRTAYGPACVEWHKDEDAGEGQPTLKLAVTIPANTTATVTVPTLDLRKFQIAERGRTLWTGRTFAPGADGIAAGRIGESDVTFDVESGTYVFELSRTN